The Quercus lobata isolate SW786 chromosome 4, ValleyOak3.0 Primary Assembly, whole genome shotgun sequence genome segment GaaaacccaaacaaaacaaaccaaagCAATAATGACACAAACCcattaacaaaaattgatacCCAGATcataatcaacaaagaaaaactctaCCAAATCTCAAAATAACACAGACCCAGCAACTAGAATTGAAAACCTACAATGAGATTTAGCCAATACATACCAACGAATCACTTTAGTTCCAGCCAATTAATCTGCGAAAACAGAGCGAGATAGAGAATTCAGAGAGCTGGATTCGTCTGTTTCATCTAATATGAGcgagagagaaggaaagaaagagagaaggagaagaaaagagCGGGAGAGAGAGAACGTTAGgagctgggtttgtgtttgaggTTTTCCGTCGGAGTTCAAGAGTCAGTAAtaggggaaagaaaaaaaaatagacggAGACTTAAACGCTAGTTTCACCGTTAACTCAATGGACaggtgttttaattttaagaggGGTACCTAACATACTTAACCTAAGggactgtatctaagttttgccctaTTATATTTGAGGCATGTTTAACAGTTGCTGATGATAAACTCAAGTTTGAGCTGGACTTAGCAGCTCAATTCAtttatgataaaaagaaaaggttggttgattcatttaaatcctaaaagttataaagttttttattttagccgCTAGTGATTTAGGAatttaaaaatgttgttttcacaCTACTGCTTGCTACAGCTGCTAATTGCGTTCACACTAATCACGTACACTCGGTTTCCCACTCCCACTTTGTAAATGATTAACACAGTAACACGACcccaggaaaaggaaaagagaaaaagcaatcTAAAGTTATAGAATAAAAccaactttttcagtttttctttgGGCATAATTATTAAGGCTAGCTGTATCTCTCATCACTTTCAGTGCTCCACAAACCCGTCTAAATATCCAATattcctataaaaaaagaaaaaaaaaaaacttatggcGGAAGGAGCAATTGTATAGCAATGGGGTAAAAAGATTCTCATTATCTTTCAAAACCTTTGAATaccacttaaaaattaaaattattatactattcagtttatttttgttactatttatgagtcttactgtacttttggtactattcatgaaccccattgtactattttaattaacttttatatttatctacactactttcagtaataaattttcagttttaacaaaataaagagtattcaaacagacccttagtatTGCTGTTCTACTAAAAACAAATATTCTATCTTCTTTGATTCAAttctaataaaagaaaaattagctcTATTCATTTAAATCATAAAAGTTTTAACTTCCCATgataagaaattaataaaaaaagttttgactACAATTTTGCTTTTGGAATTTAGAAATGTTGTTTCACACTATAATGCTAACTgcattcacacacacacactttttaAATGATTAATTCATATGTTCACAGTTCACACCAtcaaagggaaaagagaaaaaggtagAAAAAACAGtcaaaagttttagaatttaaaaaaaaaaaaaaaaattctagtgtTTAAAATGATCCCAAGGAGTTTTCTATTTGCCTTAACATCTTACACATAGAAGGGGGTGGGAATAATCTAGTGTTTTTAAGTGATGCAAAAAAGTGTTATCCAATGTCAAagtttcagttttttttataaggaaaattcaaaaaattcgagcttaaaattttatatgttgTCACTGGTTGGAAAAATGTAATATAAGATACCTCagatttttctcaattttcctaCTAGGAATATTCACTAAATGAGATGTAGTATATTTTAGCACCAAGTAACTCATACACCAAGCCAATAACTCATTTTCATTACTTTCATGTTATCCAAAGTCGTGGTATTTGGTAGAGCAACTTTCACATCTACTGCAATGCAAATTTGTTCACATTTGATATCGTTCTAGTCTTATGCTTTCTTAGAGTAATCAATAACCTCACCTCAATTAAATCCTTATAATCTCAAATGGCCTAGTATGATATCACTACTTGAAAGGAATATATCTACCTCACTCTCTCACCACTTTAATGAGATTGTGAATTACTAGTGGTTCGAGTAATTAAAGGGAAGTTTAGGCTCACACATTAAAGGGAGTGATTAAGTTTACCACTTCCAAACAGTTTAAACTTTAGatacaattggtaatttaacaatCTATATGAGCTATCATTAATATTTTACTAGAAAAATGCCACAAATTATCACCTTGTACGTGGTATGTGACAAGATTTCATAGaacaactccttttttttttttttctcaatttttattttctatagcCTAATGTGCATCAAAAGCACCAATATGCTTTAGTTTAAAGTCACAAAATGTTgtgctttgtggagcctagttgtgTCCGATATAGATTATGACCCAACCtgaaataatattattacaatttttaagAGAAGATTTTCTAAGGCTTAATCCATAGAGAGAAGATTTTCTGAGGTTTTTGGCCCCTTTTTGTAGTccattgtgaatcctgtgcGCAAGATAttaaaaactgttgttttggAGATTAGAGTTTTGATGTTGTTTTTAGAGAGAAATTGTACTGCCGTGCTATGTATTTTTCCCTAAGAATAGTGAAATCTTTGCAACtctgtggacgtaggcaaattgccaaaTCTCATAAACATGGGCGGAGCTGTTATTGGACTAGGAGGGGCATTGGCgccccctaaattttttttaaaaaattttataatattaataggtattaaatttagcaattttgttcaaaaaattacactttgcccccCCCCTTAATAATGTTATCAATTCTTTTGAGAGTAATATTATAGCCACAAACGTTTTTACAACGTTTATACAAACTATtgaggtagcaaattcttattggttcatACACTtgcatcattttttatttatcaataaccactcaccacattagccatttgtaaaaattttgtagttttagcatttttcacctcttaaagaacataaaaaattaatatattaaatcaaaaacaaaatatataagcccaaaaaaactagtccaacaacaaaaattaccaattataaaaataaaaaattaagtccaattaatttattttacccaaaacaaacaacttcgccatttaaaaaattttaagcaaaaatctTTAGTAGTAAAACAGTAGACTTAAAGGTTAGAGACACTGTACACAGCTAGCAGCAGAATCGCCCCCCTAACTCCAAGTCCTGGCTCTGTTCCTGCTCGTAAATACTGTTTTGtgtgtaattattttttttcatatatttttttctatttttgcgTCTCATAGATCTGAGAATTTCGTGAatatattctcattacaaaattaTATGGACAAAGTTGAATTTATGCTTCATTTGATTTCCAAGAAAgagtaaaaatagaaaaataaataaataataaaaagtattttcaaCATCAATGTATTAGTAGCCACCCCATTGGCTACACtggtttgttttttatttttttatttatttttatgaacaaaaaattgGTAAAGGAAGGCCATCTAAATTGGTGTCTTTTAGCTAAGCATGATTATAATGACACTCTATCTACTGGACCCGATCCTATAGGAACAGGAGACCTGGATAACGCTAACGAGGCTCACTAGCCCCCTCGAGGTAGCTAGTGATGCTGCACAGGTTCTTTAAGTCCTTCCATCTTTGCCTCGTATATAGCCACCAATTTTGACTAGTTGTCCTcgtataaattatttttttatataaatcagaGACGAGTGTGGCATTGAAACCAAAAAGATTGTAGAGATAGTTCTACAAAAAATCAAGCATCATCTTACAATAATTTGATCAATACGCCTCTCAccttcttttcttatttttatattatatttatgataatttttgtaacaaacaattttgaattttcagaaTAAATATTGCAACATGTCACATGTATCAATCCTTGTGTAGGGACAGCTTGGTCTAagaacttttaatttttatagcaataataatagtttaataggttttgatttttaattttgtatcttttcccTTTGTGCAGTCTGGAGGTTCATGGATGTGTACAAGTAGGTGACTAAACCCATTTGATTATGATCTTACCTTAAAAAGTATGTGACATAACCTGCGAAAGACttacaaattttagtatttgtttttagCTTGGCAATTTCAGGTGCAGGGAAAATTTGTGCTTGGAATAGTATTGTGAAATatgattatataaataattatgttATATAATCATACTAGTTCATTTCTGATAAAGAGGTGGCTTTCAAAATTTGTTGCACACAATTTCTTACTAGTtctcacactttttttttaacttacaaATAACCAATTTCCAAATCAAcagtaaatattataatattgaCACGACCCCAGCAATagggaaagagaaaaagcagtctaaagttttacaattaaaaacaatgttTTCTTTGAGCATAATTATTTAGGCTAGCTCTTGTGGAATTCTAGGTGTTGTGCTTTGTTGATGCTGACCAGACCACATATAATTGctcttctttattctttattcttttattttgtgtgatTAGATGGATTGAGATCAGTTGTAATAGGTACTGTAACTGATACAATTGGTGTGAGTGGCTGAgattaggggtgtgcagaaaatcTACCAACTTCTCAAACCCGATCCGACTCAACTCAACCCGTCGGattgggtcggtttttagggCTTAGTAGATTGGGTtgggttataatttttttttttttaatagtgggTCGAGTTGggttataaaattacaaacccaccaaacccgacttgacccacccatattttaatatatgtttaaaatatattatatatttaataatctttttaaaaaaaccagcTGTAGAGCATTTCCTCGGTTCttactatcatatataatataaaatcctattagttcttttaatatatatttaaatatattatataatgaataaatttttttagatatattttgtttataactaTGTTAGGaactcatgtatattttgtttataagtgAATTAGGATActagttcatttatattttgtttatcaactcaggtGGCAagtgtgatatattttttttgctgaatttaataataatagtaaaaaaaattgtcgaacccatgggttcaatccgatccaacccaacccatatgGGTTAGGTTAGACTTATTTGatgagttgggttgggtcgaattttttttgacccaccatgatggattgggtcaaaaaattccCTCAACCTTACCATGCACACCGCTAGCTAAGATttaaagttacaattttaaatttttctcaaaaaaaagttgcaattttaaatttcaatcatctagtaaaaaaaaaaaagtgaaagtaaAAAACAGTAGggttagtaaaaaaatagagtgtgagtgagagagatggGGTTAATTGCATCTCAATCACAGTGACTGTTGgtatttatgaattatttcCTGATACATCCAAAATACTGTTTGATGAACGGTAACTTGAGTCATTCTTGATACAGTGACATGTCGGCAATAATTTCCTAATACCGCCAACAAGGATAAGTGCTGAGTTGTCTGATTCATTCTAATCCGATGAAAAGTGGATCGAATCCAATTTGTCAAAAGTAGGACGAATATGAAATATTGAAAAGCTTTAATAATTCTAATACAAAGAAATAAGGTTGAGACGATAATGTTTGTCTCGAGGCTTATAAACGTTTATGTAGTTATTCTAAGTTGGGCACATCTCAAGAACCTGCTTCTTTATACTTTTATCATCCTACAAAACCATATTCTATtcctgaaagaaaaaaaaaaaagaaaggaaaaaatggCGCAATTAGTTGTCTTCAACCTTGCCGGGAAAGTGATTGAACTGCTGAGTCCCTTGATTCGTGAAGAGATCAAGTTGGCCTGCTGTCTGAAAGCTGATCTTGTAAATCTAAAGAGCACAGTTTCCATAATCAAAGATGTACTTCTTGATGCTGAAAAGCAGGCTCATCATAGAGCTGTGGTCAAAGATTGGCTCGAAAAGCTCCAAGATGTCCTCCATGATGCTGATGACGTGCTGGATGATGTTGCCACTGAAGCTTTGCAGCGTAATGTGATGGCTGGAAATAAGATGACGAAGGAGGTAcgcattttcttttcaagttcaaaCCAGCTTGCTTTTAGTCTTAAGATGGGTCATAAAATTAAGGCAATTAGGGACAGACTAGATGTCATTAACGAAGAAAAGGAGGATTTCCACTTTAATGTAGGCTCCAATGAGCCACAAGTCATGAATAGGGATAGAGAGTCTAGGGACACTATCTCTTTGgtaaaggaagatgaagttATTGGGAGAGAGAATGATAAGAATGAGATTATAGAACGTCTTTTCGATAACAATGTTGTCGATAATATTTCTATCATTTCAATTGTTGGTATTGGGGGATTGGGCAAGACGACACTAGCTCAACTGGTGTACAAtgatgaaaatgtaaaaaaggAATTTGATCTAAAACTTTGGATTTGTATCTCTGATAATCTTGACATAAAGCGTATTGTTAAAGAAGTTTTAGAACAGATGCAAGAGTGGAATCATGAAGAAAGCATTGAGGTGATGCAACAAAAGCTTCGAGAGAAACTAAATGGACGAAAATGCCTGATAGTCTTGGACGATTTGTGGAATGAGGACTATGATGAATGGCTTCGTTTGATGACTTTGTTCATGGGTGCTAAAACGGGAAGTAGAATAATAGTGACCACACGCTCAGAAAGCGTAGCGAGGATAATAAGGGCAACTTCACTTTATCCTCTAGGAGTCCTACCTAAAGAAAAGGCTTGGAATTTGTTTGTAAAAATGGCATTTGAACGAGGTCAAGAATCAAAATATAAAGCCTTAGTAGCAATAGGACAAAAGATTGTTGAATATTGTGATGGATTACCTCTCGCTATAAGAACAATAGGAAGCATATTGTACGCTAATACTTCTGAGATAAGGTGGAAATCCTTCTTAGATAATGAACTCCCAAAAATAGGTCATCAAGAAAgtgataagattttaaaaactctTAAGTTGAGTTATGATCATCTTCCATCACACTTAAAGCAATGTTTTGCTTATTGTCGACTGTTTCCAAAAGATCATAGGATTAATGTACACACAATTATTAATCTTTGGGCGGCACAAGGATTTATTGTGTTAGTTAATCAGCGTTTTGAGGATGTTGGTAGAGAATATTTTATGGGATTACTTTGGAGGTCATTTTTCCAAGATGTAGAAAATGATTATATGGGCAATATAGAATCATGTAAAATGCACGATCTCATGCATGATCTTGCAGGTCTTGTGTCTGGATCAGAAAGTGCCATATTAAATTCAAGTGGGGAAAATAATATTGAAAAAGTACGTCATGTATCATTTAATCTTGTGGATTCATCAGTGCAATTTTCAATCCCCATGCTTAATGGAAGGAAGATACATACAGTTCTAGCACCTAATATAAGGGGGAATTTGGGTAACTTAACTTGTGATTTAACTTGTGATGcattcatttcaaattttaagtatTTACGCACATTGGGTTTGAGAAATCTAAGATTACTTGTAGTGCCATATTCAATTGGGAAATTGAAGCATTTAAGATACCTTGATCTTTCTGAAAATCATATGATTAAAATTCTCCCTAATTCTATTACTAAGATGCTGAATTTGCAAACACTGATACTACGAGGTTGTGGTTCGCTTAGAGAATTACCCAGGGGCATTAAAAAGTTGGTCAATCTCAGGTTTCTAGATGTTACAGGTTGCGGCATCCAAATGACTAATATGCCCCTTGAAATTGGACACCTTACTTATCTTGAGACAATACTACCAAGAGTTGTTGTGAGAATGGAAGGTTCCAGGGGCCAAGTGAAAAAAGGCCATTGTGGTTCGTATAAGGAAAAAAAGGCCGAGTCCAATGGTGGGCTAAGTCAATTGAAGTTACTACACAACTTGGGGGGAGAATTAAGAATTGAAAAGCTAGGACATGGAAAAGATGAGGTGCGggaatgtaaagatgcaaattTAAAGGATAAACAACATCTTCAACATCTGGTATTAAAGTGGGTTTGGGATGATGGAAAAAGCGAATGTGATGATGAAATGCTGCTAGAAGGGCTCCAGCCACATCCAAATCTTAAAGCGTTGGAATTGTGGTATTATATGGGTGTGAGAATTCCAAGTTGGGTCTCTTCTCTCACTAATCTTGttcattttgaattatttcGTAATTACAGATTGCAGCACCTCCCACCGTTAAATCAACTCCCTTTTCTCAAGTCTGTCACTCTTCAACATATGGAAGCACTTGAATACATATGGATAGATGAAGACAGTGTTAGGAATGTGTTGGgtgcttcctcttcttcttcttcttcttcttcttcaaaaacaCCATTCTTCCCATCCTTATCTTTTCTTACATTGTTCAATTGCCCAAAACTGAAGGGATGGTGGAGGAATtcggatgatgatgatgatgatgatgatgataatgagcCACACCATCTCTTACTTCCATCATTTCCTCCTTCTCTTTCGGAATTATACATTTGGGGTTGCCCTAACCTGACTTCCATGCCCCTGATTCCCCCCTCTTTGAAAGAGCCATGTATTTCTGGTTGTCCCCTGCTTACGGCTACACGAAGGAAACAGTGAAGATTGTCCCAAATAATCCaacaagaaaaaacaatttattcAGGTATGCATCTATCTTTTATAAtcccaaattcaaattcaactactgctttttttattttgaacaattcttttcaatcttttttctttttcttgtctaTAAACTGTTAattgaacaagaaaaattaGGATAATGTAATCCatcccttttaaaaaaaaaaaaaaaaaattcttttaattctaataatttatatctttgtACCTAAGAGCATGTTGATAGTATGATGTGTGTATGGTTGCTTCTTAATTATTGCAGAGTCTGAGTTAGAATCAGAGTGGGTTTGTTCACAGAGTTATTTGAACATGAAAAATTaggataatgtaatccaacccttttttctttctttcttttaattctaatgatttatatctttgtaCCTAAGTGCATGGTTGCTTCTTCATTGTTGCAGAATCTGATTTAGAATCGGAGTTGGTTTGTTCACTTCCAGAGGAGGAATTAGCTTGTTTTGCAGGTATTTCATTGGTTTACcctcttcttatttatttatttatttatttttgagtcaTTTGAACCATTGatctataaaaaataactaatggTTTAATTactgtttttgatgggataatTGCCAACtgaattctttcttttctcagactttttatttatttatttattttggagacATTGTTTTTGTCAAAAGCAGAACAAAGATTGAGGTCTACCAATGTAGACATTCACAAATCTAGAGATAATATTTATCTAAGTTGTGCATTTGAACAAAACCTTTGGTgctttcaattttctttcttcttaatttgt includes the following:
- the LOC115984839 gene encoding uncharacterized protein LOC115984839 is translated as MFVSRLINVYVVILSWAHLKNLLLYTFIILQNHILFLKEKKKRKEKMAQLVVFNLAGKVIELLSPLIREEIKLACCLKADLVNLKSTVSIIKDVLLDAEKQAHHRAVVKDWLEKLQDVLHDADDVLDDVATEALQRNVMAGNKMTKEIAAPPTVKSTPFSQGWWRNSDDDDDDDDDNEPHHLLLPSFPPSLSELYIWGCPNLTSMPLIPPSLKEPCISGCPLLTATRRKQ